In Bradyrhizobium guangdongense, the sequence TTCCCTCGTTTCGGGACGGCTCACGGATGCGGACCGGGAAATCCGTGGCGCTCGGACAGCGCGGCGAGGATGGCATCCTTGTCGGCGATGAAGGCGCGCCCCTGGTAGCTGCCGGTCTGGTGTCGCGATGTCGCGCCGTCGGCCAACACCAGCAGCGGCAGCCATTGGTTCTCTTCGCCGACGAATGCGATCACGGCCTGCCGCGGCTTCGGCCAGGCGATGCGTTCGACGTCGAGCTTTTCGGCCAGCGCCGGAAACGAGGCGAGCACGCCCTCGATCAGCGCGCAATGCCAGCAATAGAAGCGTTGGCCGGGGTAGGCCGGGTCTTCGAAACCGGGGTGCAGCAGAAAGAGGCGGTCGCGTGTCATGAGTTTGCTTCGAAGCAGGGCCGGCTCTGGCACTATAATGCATGGACGGTCGGATGCTACCCCCTGGCTCGTGAGTCGATGCGCATCTGCATCTCAATATGAGATGATCTCCGTAATGCTACGGGAGGGTCGATGCAATTCTGGCGGGACGATGGAACAAAAGCTTAAGGCGGCCAGCCTAGGCTTCCGACGAAACGCTGGGAGCTTCCCAATCGTTCGTTGCAGAAAAGGACTGTCCGGGCGCTCCGGGCAGTGAGTTCATGCCGGGTTTCGAGCCGCTGCCAGCGGCTGGCGATGTAGTTTCGTCCGGTCGCGATTCAGATCGCCGGCATCCCATGATGCGGGCGGCAAATGCCGTGCGCCGCATAGGAGCGAGTGTGTGGCGCAGTGTGCCGCTGCAACTCGCGGTGTTCTTTCTGCCGCTGGTGTGGATCAGCTATTTCGCGATCACCGTCTCGGAGAGAACGGAAGCGTTGCAGCAGGCGCGGTCGCACGGGGATAGCGTTGCAAAACTATTCCAGGAGAATACCGAGCGGATCTTCGAGCGGGTCGATCAATCGCTGTCGATCGTGCAGACGCTTTACGCCCAGGATCCGGCCGGCTTTGATCTGAAGTCCTGGAGCGACCGGGCGCATCTTGCGAGCGGCGATGTCGTTCAGTTCTCGCTGATCGGCCTCGACGGTTACATGTTCGCCACCACCTCGGGCTATTCCGGTCCGCCGCTCTATCTCGGCGATCGCGAGCACTTCATCAACACGCTCCGGCAGGCCGACGACAGGCTCTATGTCGCCAGGCCGGTCTTCGGCCGGGCGTCGAACAAGTGGACGATCCAGCTCGCGCGCAAGCTGCTCGATCAGCAGCAGGCTGCCTTGGGCGTGATCGTCGGCTCGATCAGCGTCGACATGGTCGGCAATTTCTACGAGACCGCGAAGCTCGGTGCCGGAGGCACTCTCGTTCTCCGCAACGCGAACTACGTGGTGCTTGCCGCGCGCGGCGTGGATCAGAACGGATTCGTCGGGCAAGTAGCTGCCGGGCACATCCAAAGCCGGCTGCCGAACGGCGGTGGACAGTACTGGAGCGAAGGGCGCACGGACCGTAGCAACAGATTGATCACCGTGCGCAGATCCGCGCTCTTCCCGCTGATTTTTACCGTCGGTATCGCCGAGCAGGAGATCTACGCGCATTATGAGTCCAGACGGGATGCTTATCTGGGCAGCGCGCTGATCTTGACCCTGGTGATCGTGGTCGCGACGACGCTGCACTGGCGAAGGCAACAGGCTCTCGACCGCGCCCAATACGAATTGCGCGATTCACTGGGCAAGTTCGAGGATGCCTTGCGCAACCTGCCGCAGGGGTTGAGCATGTTCGACGGCAATGATCGCCTGGTCGCATTCAATCGTCAGTGGCTCGATATGTACGGCCTTCCAGC encodes:
- a CDS encoding DUF3088 domain-containing protein, translating into MTRDRLFLLHPGFEDPAYPGQRFYCWHCALIEGVLASFPALAEKLDVERIAWPKPRQAVIAFVGEENQWLPLLVLADGATSRHQTGSYQGRAFIADKDAILAALSERHGFPGPHP